The following are encoded together in the Humulus lupulus chromosome 5, drHumLupu1.1, whole genome shotgun sequence genome:
- the LOC133834825 gene encoding myosin-8-like → MCNEKSLEDSLCKCVIVTRDETITKCLDPNSVALSRDALAKIVYSRLFDWLVNKINNSIGQDPDSKNLIGVLDIYGFESFKTNSFEQFCINLTNEKLHQHFNQHVFKMEQEEYTKEEIDWSYIEFIDNQDVLDLIEKIGKTKVFLRAGQMAELNACRSEVLGRSAGVIQRKVRSYLAQKSFILLQVSSIQIQAFCRGQVARYQYECKRREDASIKIQTHYHMCPSKNAYQKLYSSAVLIQTCIRGMAARSDLKLRKQTRAAIIIQVKIACVIDIQLL, encoded by the exons AT GTGCAATGAGAAGTCTCTTGAGGACTCTTTATGCAAATGTGTGATTGTGACCCGTGATGAGACCATAACAAAGTGTTTGGATCCAAATTCTGTAGCTCTCAGTAGAGATGCTCTGGCTAAAATTGTTTATTCAAGATTGTTTGATTG GCTTGTGAACAAGATCAATAACTCTATTGGTCAAGATCCTGATTCGAAGAACTTGATTGGGGTTCTAGATATTTATGGATTTGAGAGTTTCAAGACAAACAG TTTTGAGCAATTCTGTATCAATTTGACAAATGAAAAACTACACCAACATTTTAATCAG CATGTTTTCAAGATGGAGCAAGAAGAATATACAAAAGAAGAAATTGACTGGAGTTATATAGAGTTTATTGACAATCAAGATGTTCTTGATCTCATTGAAAAG ATTGGTAAAACCAAAGTGTTTCTCAGAGCTGGCCAGATGGCAGAATTGAATGCTTGTCGAAGTGAGGTCTTAGGAAGATCAGCAGGTGTCATACAGAGGAAAGTTCGATCTTATCTTGCTCAGAAAAGCTTTATCTTGTTACAGGTTTCTTCCATTCAGATTCAAGCCTTTTGTAGAG GACAAGTTGCACGCTATCAGTATGAATGCAAGAGAAGGGAGGATGCTTCTATTAAAATCCAGACACATTATCATATGTGTCCTTCTAAGAATGCATACCAAAAGTTGTACTCTTCAGCTGTTTTAATTCAAACATGTATACGTGGGATGGCTGCTCGTAGTGACCTTAAGCTCCGGAAGCAGACAAGGGCTGCTATTATTATCCAGGTAAAGATAGCATGTGTAATTGATATACAGTTGCTATAA